The DNA region GTTCTAGGTTCATCCCCTAACTCAGCAACACCTCATTGGATATAGCGGTTATTAATTCAATTGAGATAGCAAACCCCAGCGTCCCGGCGACTTTAGGCGCGGCTATCCTGACCAAACCCGCCTACGCAGGTTCAAGATACCCCAATCTCTAGGTGTCCTAGGTCATTTGACTCAAGCTATATCTAAAAGGTAAGAGCAACGACGTGCTGCGGATGCTATGGATTACAGTAGGGGCAGTAGCTAGGGTCTGCAACGAGCGGTGAATTGGGACAGGGGATATCTTGCTGGTGCTGGCATTTCTGGCACTGGTAGCGAATGGAAAGGGTCATGAGCGTAGGGGTACCGCATAGGCTACAGGGTAGTCCAGGCCACCGCTTAGTCTCGGCGAAGCCAGGACTGCCACAGGTAGGACAGGATTGAGAGATGATCTGTAACAGATGGTCTGTTGCTTGGGCTATAACTGCCATACGGGTAGGATTGTAGAGGGCGCGCATATCGGTTTCAAGGCGCGCTAGGCGGCGATCGGATCGCCCAAGGGCTACTTCAGCTGCTGCCAATAGCTCGTCGGGGGCAGTGATGCCTTTGGCAACAATGGTCTGGGTCTCCTCGACCTTGACGACTAGACCATGGTCAGGAAAACCTACGGATTGGGCAAATGTTAGGGCAGCATCTGGGCTATGGACAGTGTCTTGGCGATAGTTGGTGTTGGTGGAGAGGCACTCGCCGACCAGTTTGAGTTGATGGTCTCTATCAAGCAACACCACCATTTCGCGATCGCAGGCCACTAAGGGAATCTGTGGATGGGGCCCAAAGCTACCTTCACTAGCGATCGCCAAGGTTTCTCCTGTTTGCTGGAGGGCCGCAGCAGCTTTAAGCTGAGCCGTGGTGAGTTGATTTGCTGGTCGTTGAATATCGCCCGTAAAGGTGCCAAAGCTATCGGTGTCAAAGTTAGGGGGCACCACTACAGTCACCCCCAGACCGGATTCGAGAAGGGGGGCGATCGCCTGTTCTTTGTGGTGCATGGTAGCCAGCACGGCTACCCGTCCAGCAAACCAGTCACGCGAGTCAGCCATCCTAATCTCCTTCATGGTGGTCAAAGCGGTTATAAAGAAAGTCTAGGGCATAGTTGCGTGGTTGGTAGTAGCAGCTTCCATAATCTGGTCGCGATCCCTGGGATGAATGAAGAGACTATCCATGATTTGGCGTTACTGAATAGTGGTAGGACTCCGCAACAGGTTGCATGGCATTGCAGATCCTGTCACGAGAGGTTCATCTCTT from Candidatus Obscuribacterales bacterium includes:
- a CDS encoding DUF6671 family protein, which codes for MADSRDWFAGRVAVLATMHHKEQAIAPLLESGLGVTVVVPPNFDTDSFGTFTGDIQRPANQLTTAQLKAAAALQQTGETLAIASEGSFGPHPQIPLVACDREMVVLLDRDHQLKLVGECLSTNTNYRQDTVHSPDAALTFAQSVGFPDHGLVVKVEETQTIVAKGITAPDELLAAAEVALGRSDRRLARLETDMRALYNPTRMAVIAQATDHLLQIISQSCPTCGSPGFAETKRWPGLPCSLCGTPTLMTLSIRYQCQKCQHQQDIPCPNSPLVADPSYCPYCNP